One Metamycoplasma canadense DNA segment encodes these proteins:
- a CDS encoding ABC transporter ATP-binding protein has product MKKIFKTKKSFLKKWSENKQMFFDAKNKSFNKPCDDVAISIQHLSVIFKTKFQTYKKAVDDLSFDVKKGQFHGFIGNNGAGKTTTIRSILGFYPSFIGKIYINGIDSNNAIVKSKIGYIPEISIFPTTLSAKEYLYSFAEISKIPKEKIKSKIEDLINKFGFNISDFDKSPAFMSSGQKKSISLMQALLNDPEILILDEPAANLDPSARIVFFDNIKKLQKEGITILISSHILDELEKYIDSYTVLSNGKLLDSGLVKDKIRNAELNTKITFSNNAYLIEKFLKDNNINYKLDNNELFCDLKDPLTKQKLIKEITRLSLEIYELKANVYSLNSLYFEKK; this is encoded by the coding sequence ATGAAAAAAATTTTTAAAACAAAAAAATCATTTTTAAAAAAATGATCTGAAAATAAACAAATGTTTTTTGATGCAAAAAACAAATCATTTAACAAACCTTGTGATGATGTAGCAATATCTATACAACATTTATCAGTAATTTTTAAAACAAAATTTCAAACATATAAAAAAGCAGTAGATGATTTAAGTTTCGATGTTAAAAAAGGACAATTTCATGGTTTTATAGGAAATAATGGTGCAGGAAAAACAACGACAATTCGTTCTATTTTAGGATTTTATCCAAGTTTTATTGGAAAAATTTACATAAATGGCATTGATTCAAATAATGCAATTGTTAAAAGTAAAATAGGGTATATTCCTGAAATTTCAATTTTTCCTACAACATTATCAGCTAAAGAATATTTGTATTCTTTTGCTGAAATATCTAAAATTCCAAAAGAGAAAATTAAATCAAAAATCGAAGATTTAATTAACAAATTTGGTTTTAATATTAGCGATTTTGATAAAAGTCCAGCTTTCATGTCTTCGGGGCAAAAGAAAAGTATTTCTCTTATGCAAGCTTTATTAAACGATCCTGAAATTCTTATTTTAGATGAACCAGCAGCCAATTTAGATCCAAGTGCAAGAATTGTTTTTTTTGATAATATTAAAAAATTACAAAAAGAAGGAATTACTATTTTAATATCTAGTCACATTCTGGATGAATTAGAAAAATATATTGACAGTTATACAGTTTTATCAAATGGTAAATTACTAGATTCAGGCCTTGTTAAGGATAAAATTCGTAATGCAGAATTAAATACAAAAATAACATTTTCAAACAATGCTTATTTAATTGAAAAGTTTTTAAAAGATAATAATATTAATTATAAATTAGATAATAATGAACTATTTTGCGATCTAAAAGATCCTTTAACTAAACAAAAGTTAATAAAAGAAATTACAAGATTATCTTTAGAAATCTATGAATTAAAAGCTAATGTATATTCTTTAAACAGTTTATATTTTGAAAAAAAATAA
- a CDS encoding division/cell wall cluster transcriptional repressor MraZ gives MYGKYERSLDDKNRIVIPPKILLELGNEFFITIGFDKQLILRDKKEFEKLKSKLEDNNSLNKDLRELSRFIFANTELVSPDKLNRVIIPKHLASKATIKKDVVFIGSGNICELFAKEIYDIKENYFENETNIDDLAQKLFEQGVKL, from the coding sequence ATGTATGGTAAATATGAACGAAGCTTAGATGATAAAAATCGTATTGTCATTCCACCAAAAATATTATTGGAATTAGGTAATGAGTTTTTTATTACTATTGGATTTGATAAACAACTAATTCTTAGAGATAAAAAAGAATTTGAAAAATTGAAATCTAAGTTAGAGGATAATAATTCACTTAATAAAGATTTAAGAGAATTAAGTAGATTTATTTTTGCTAACACTGAATTAGTTAGCCCTGATAAATTAAATCGTGTTATTATTCCTAAGCATTTAGCCTCAAAAGCCACTATCAAAAAAGATGTTGTCTTCATAGGTTCTGGAAATATTTGCGAATTATTTGCCAAAGAAATCTATGACATAAAAGAAAATTATTTTGAAAACGAAACAAACATCGATGACCTAGCTCAAAAACTTTTTGAACAAGGGGTTAAATTATAG
- the rsmH gene encoding 16S rRNA (cytosine(1402)-N(4))-methyltransferase RsmH, translating into MIEKHIPVLLNEVIESLDIKPNGIYVDLTLGRAGHSVEILKKIKENGSGSLICFDKDKQAIEESKPKLNAISNSYFLIKNDFRFLKNELDKLNITKVDGILADLGVSSPQLDQIERGFSYSKNTKLDMRMDLESTLDAYSIINNWEEDKIAQILYEYGDVKLSKLVAKSIINNRPIKTSFELNDVIKKALPAKIIRQKNPSKAIFQAIRIAVNDELNALDDLLSQIENLLNHNGKLVIITFHSKEDAKVKKFFQNLNWKDPKLNKLPVQTKNNWKQKIIFPSKNELENNKRSHSAKLRIITKLG; encoded by the coding sequence ATTATAGAAAAGCATATTCCGGTTTTATTAAATGAAGTTATTGAATCTTTAGATATAAAACCAAATGGAATTTATGTAGATTTAACTTTAGGTAGAGCGGGACATAGTGTTGAAATTCTCAAAAAAATAAAAGAAAATGGTTCAGGAAGTTTAATTTGTTTTGATAAAGATAAACAAGCAATTGAAGAATCAAAACCTAAACTAAATGCAATTAGCAATTCTTATTTTTTAATTAAAAATGATTTTAGATTTTTAAAAAATGAACTTGATAAATTAAATATAACAAAAGTAGATGGAATTTTAGCTGATTTAGGAGTTTCTAGTCCACAACTTGATCAAATCGAAAGAGGATTTTCTTATTCTAAAAATACTAAATTAGATATGAGAATGGATTTAGAATCCACGTTAGATGCTTATTCAATAATAAATAATTGAGAAGAAGATAAAATAGCACAAATACTTTATGAATACGGTGATGTAAAGCTATCTAAATTAGTTGCGAAATCAATCATAAATAATCGACCTATAAAAACTTCTTTTGAATTAAATGATGTTATTAAAAAAGCTTTACCAGCAAAAATAATAAGACAAAAAAACCCATCAAAAGCAATTTTTCAAGCAATAAGAATAGCAGTAAATGATGAGCTAAATGCGCTAGATGATTTATTAAGTCAAATAGAAAACTTATTAAATCATAATGGTAAATTAGTAATTATTACTTTTCATAGTAAAGAAGATGCAAAAGTAAAAAAATTTTTTCAAAATCTTAACTGAAAAGATCCGAAATTAAATAAACTTCCAGTTCAAACAAAAAATAATTGAAAACAAAAAATTATTTTTCCATCTAAAAATGAACTAGAAAATAATAAAAGATCTCATAGTGCGAAATTAAGAATTATTACAAAATTAGGTTAA